One part of the Dermacentor andersoni chromosome 2, qqDerAnde1_hic_scaffold, whole genome shotgun sequence genome encodes these proteins:
- the LOC126542179 gene encoding uncharacterized protein has translation MRLHFVALVVFATAASLCHAGSLLLHERHFADDEAYIVDTLKDIGRTLKDQFLVIGSQIQNKTQELKEAVGNHAQQVKEQLKALGEQLKKSRDALAKKLFELFSPAKYTDSNGNIFQIIASLTNLRAKLENFLKEVHLTTGEKWEKLKALIHELRSEIRQKVQELLHGSSAPAPYTALDEFGYDDDEAYIVDTLKDIGRTLKDQFLVIGSQIQNKTQELKEAVGNHAQQVKEQLNALGEQLKKSRDALAKKLFELFSPAKYTDSNGNIFQIIASLTNLRAKLENFLKEVHLTTGEKWEKLKALIHELRSEIRQKVQELLHGSSAPATYTALDEFGYDDDEAYIVDTLKDIGRTLKDQFLVIGSQIQNKTQELKEAVGNHAQQVKEQLKALGEQLKKSRDALAKKLFELFSPAKYTDSNGNIFQIIASLANIRGRLENFLKEVHLATGEKWEKLKALIHELRSEIRQKVQELLHGSSAPATYTALDEFGYDDDEAYIVDTLKDIGRTLKDQFLVIGSQIQNKTQELKEAVGNHAQQVKEQLKALGEQLKKSRDALAKKLFELFSPAKYTDSNGNIFQIIASLANIRARLENLIKEIPSATGQKWETLKALIQELRREIREKIQELLSKNVYASKSGKAEDEVRRSSPLAERALSLATRMFSLRWRLAVLLKELDEGQEKFDDVKSKIERLRKEIRYQVGLYFNRTKVQPTFYYASDDDDKEVYVTDTLKNVALTLKEKFLVLGEKIKAKLAELKVAVGERALLIQEQLKVLYSQLQRAREDLKKQLFELFRPAAYASFQETAAKTYEKLNVIRQKLLKFLEDVRTLTWEKLESTKEVIAELREEIRQRVQELLVGQTGVAMYLAEDTVPKVSVINTLKQTAKTLKEKFQTLGQKIKAKVAELQKAVGEQAVLVKRQLESLKSQFNKAHSDLMEKLFALFRPAQYGALNEAPEEEQHLSLLKLKLQRLLAATGASPAEEWPALDDAVYELDQEIQTYVKKYQ, from the exons ATGAGGCTCCACTTCGTCGCGCTGGTCGTTTTCGCCACAGCGGCAAGCC TGTGCCATGCGGG GTCCCTGCTGCTGCACGAGAGACACTTCGCTGACGACGAAGCTTACATCGTTGATACACTCAAGGACATTGGAAGAACACTAAAAGACCAGTTCCTCGTCATTGGCAGCCAAATACAGAACAAGACTCAAGAATTGAAGGAAGCCGTTGGAAATCACGCTCAGCAAGTAAAAGAACAACTCAAGGCTCTGGGAGAGCAGCTGAAGAAATCCCGCGACGCACTTGCGAAGAAGCTTTTCGAACTCTTCAGCCCTGCAAAATACACTGACTCCAATGGTAACATCTTCCAAATTATAGCATCCCTCACCAACCTAAGAGCGAAGCTTGAGAACTTCCTGAAAGAAGTTCACTTGACTACCGGCGAGAAGTGGGAAAAGCTGAAAGCACTCATCCACGAACTGCGCAGCGAGATCAGGCAGAAAGTGCAAGAACTTCTCCATGGTTCCAGTGCCCCAGCCCCCTACACGGCTCTCGACGAGTTTGGATATGACGACGACGAGGCTTACATCGTTGATACACTCAAGGACATTGGAAGAACACTAAAAGACCAGTTCCTCGTCATTGGCAGCCAAATACAGAACAAGACTCAAGAATTGAAGGAAGCCGTTGGAAATCACGCTCAGCAAGTAAAAGAACAACTCAACGCTCTGGGAGAGCAGCTGAAGAAATCCCGCGACGCACTTGCGAAGAAGCTTTTCGAACTCTTCAGCCCTGCAAAATACACCGACTCCAATGGTAACATCTTCCAAATTATAGCATCCCTCACCAATCTAAGAGCGAAGCTTGAGAACTTCCTGAAAGAAGTTCACTTGACTACCGGCGAGAAGTGGGAAAAGCTGAAAGCACTCATCCACGAACTGCGCAGCGAGATCAGGCAGAAAGTGCAAGAACTTCTCCATGGTTCCAGTGCCCCAGCCACCTACACGGCTCTCGACGAGTTTGGATATGACGACGACGAGGCTTACATCGTTGATACACTCAAGGACATTGGAAGAACACTAAAAGACCAGTTCCTCGTCATTGGCAGCCAAATACAGAACAAGACTCAAGAATTGAAGGAAGCCGTTGGAAATCACGCTCAGCAAGTAAAAGAACAACTCAAGGCTCTGGGAGAGCAGCTGAAGAAATCCCGCGACGCACTTGCGAAGAAGCTTTTCGAACTCTTCAGCCCTGCAAAATACACCGACTCCAATGGTAACATCTTCCAAATTATAGCATCCCTCGCCAATATAAGAGGGAGGCTTGAGAACTTCCTGAAAGAAGTTCACTTGGCTACCGGCGAGAAGTGGGAAAAGCTGAAAGCACTCATCCACGAACTGCGCAGCGAGATCAGGCAGAAAGTGCAAGAACTTCTCCATGGTTCCAGTGCCCCAGCCACCTACACGGCTCTCGACGAGTTTGGATATGACGACGACGAGGCTTACATCGTTGATACACTCAAGGACATTGGAAGAACACTAAAAGACCAGTTCCTCGTCATTGGCAGCCAAATACAGAACAAGACTCAAGAATTGAAGGAAGCCGTTGGAAATCACGCTCAGCAAGTAAAAGAACAACTCAAGGCTCTGGGAGAGCAGCTGAAGAAATCCCGCGACGCACTTGCAAAGAAACTTTTCGAACTCTTCAGCCCTGCGAAATACACTGACTCCAATGGTAACATCTTCCAAATTATAGCATCCCTCGCCAATATAAGAGCGAGGCTTGAGAACTTGATTAAAGAAATTCCTTCTGCTACCGGCCAGAAGTGGGAAACGCTGAAGGCGCTCATCCAGGAACTGCGCAGAGAAATCAGAGAGAAAATTCAGGAACTTCTTAGTAAGAATGTATATGCCTCCAAAAGTGGCAAAGCCGAAGACGAAGTACGGAGGAGCTCCCCTTTGGCAGAAAGGGCGCTCTCCTTAGCGACAAGAATGTTCTCGCTCAGGTGGCGTTTGGCTGTACTACTGAAGGAACTGGATGAGGGACAGGAAAAATTTGATGATGTGAAGTCGAAGATTGAACGCTTGCGTAAGGAAATCAGGTACCAGGTTGGGCTCTATTTTAATCGAACCAAGGTCCAACCCACATTTTACTACGCGTCcgatgatgatgacaaagagGTTTACGTTACAGATACGCTCAAGAATGTTGCTCTTACTTTGAAAGAGAAATTTCTTGTCCTTGGAGAAAAGATCAAGGCCAAACTTGCTGAGCTTAAGGTAGCTGTTGGAGAGCGCGCACTTTTGATCCAAGAGCAGCTGAAGGTCCTTTATTCGCAGCTTCAACGGGCCAGGGAAGATCTAAAGAAGCAGCTTTTCGAACTTTTTAGGCCTGCAGCATATGCATCTTTCCAAGAGACTGCTGCTAAAACTTACGAAAAATTAAATGTAATTAGACAAAAGCTTCTTAAATTCCTTGAAGATGTCAGAACCCTTACTTGGGAGAAATTGGAAAGCACTAAGGAGGTTATCGCTGAGCTGCGCGAAGAGATACGCCAGAGGGTGCAAGAGCTGCTCGTAGGACAAACGGGTGTAGCCATGtacttggctgaagacactgtTCCCAAGGTAAGCGTGATAAACACGCTGAAGCAAACAGCGAAAACATTGAAAGAGAAGTTTCAAACACTCGGGCAGAAAATTAAAGCTAAAGTTGCCGAGCTCCAAAAAGCGGTTGGGGAGCAAGCTGTCCTTGTGAAGCGGCAGTTAGAATCTCTGAAGTCGCAGTTTAACAAAGCCCACAGTGATCTCATGGAGAAGCTCTTCGCGCTGTTCAGACCTGCGCAGTATGGCGCTCTTAACGAAGCCCCAGAAGAGGAACAGCACCTCTCGCTGCTGAAACTGAAACTGCAGCGCCTCCTTGCTGCAACTGGAGCCTCCCCTGCAGAAGAATGGCCTGCCTTGGACGACGCAGTTTATGAGCTGGACCAGGAGATTCAAACGTATGTCAAGAAGTACCAGTAG